GATCCGCTCGAGCGCGCGAATGAACGCGGCCTGCACCGCGTCTTCCGCGTCCTGCTCGTGCCGCAGAATCGACAGCGCCACGGCGTAGGCCGGGTCCGTGTATCTCGTTACGAACAGGGAAAACGCCTGCGAGTCGCCGGCCTGCACGGCTTCCACGAGGCCGGGTTCGTCCGCGCCGGGATCCGGCGGCTCGACAGGTCCGGAACCGGGACCGGCCGCGCCGTCCGGCGATCCGCCGCGCGTTTGCGTTTCCTCCGCCAAAGACGTCCCCATCGCTTGGGTAACACGCCCTCGAAGCCGGCCGTTGCACCGGCGCCCGCCGGCGTTCGCCCCGTGGCTTGTTCCTTCACCGTGGCCGTCGCATCTTCGGCTCCGTGAACAACGAAACGCAAGCCCGGCCCGCCGCCGCCGAAACGCCCGACCGAGCCCACGCTCTGGCCGGCCGAACCCTCATCCAGGAACGCATCCGCGGCATGCAAAAGGCCGTGGGGCGAAGGCTCTCGCCCGTCGACATCGTCCTCAGGAAGGCGGCTCCCGAGGTGCGGCGCCACCTGTTCGAGGAAGCGTGCGAGTTGTACTGGAACGAGATGAGCTGGGAGGAGATCACCGAAGAGGAACTCATCGGCGACGAGGAACTCACGGAGATGATCTTTCCCGGGCTGCTCGCGCTGATCGACGCGTTCCTTCCGAAGGCTCCGAACGGCGAGCCGGACCGCGACCGCGAACACCGCGAGGTCGTGCACGATTTCCTGGACTGGCTGGCCGCCCGCCTCGTGACCCTGCGCGAGGCGCGGCCTTCCGCGGAGGACGCGCGGGCGCGGAACCTCCGCCAGAAGAACGTGACGGACTCCCTCATCGACCTCATCGCGTTTCGCGTGTGCGCGCTGACTTCCGACGAGATCGAGACCTACCAGAACGCCTGACTCCATTCGAAGAACAAGACGGATGAATACCATAGTCTGCATGAAACGCGTGCCGGACTCGGCCACGCGGGTGAGAGTGACGGCCGACGGCGCGGGGCTGGACCCGGCCGGCGTCAAATTCGTCGTGAACCCGTACGACGAGTTCGCGCTCGAGGATGCGATCCGCCGCAGGGAAGAGGCGGGGGAGGGGAAGGTGACCGTCGTCGCGCTCGGCCCCCCCGAGACCGCCGAATCGATCCGCCAGGCGCTCGCGATGGGGGCGGATGAGGGCGTGCTGCTCGCGTGCGCGGGTTCGCACGACGCGCTTTCGGTGGCGCGCGCGCTGGCCGAGGAGATTCGTGACCGCGAATACGACCTCGTGCTGTTCGGCAAGCAGGCGATCGATGACGACAACATGCAGGTCCCGCAGATGGTGGCCGAGTTTCTGGGGCTCCCGTGCGCGACCGTCGTCGTCGGCCTGGAGATATCGGGAAGCGAGGCGATGGCGCGCCGCGAGGTCGAGGGCGGTCACGAAGTCGTCGAGTTCCCGCTGCCCGCGGTCGTGTCGACACAGAAGGGGCTCAACGAGCCGCGGTATCCGAGCCTCAAGGGGATCATGGCAGCGAAGCGGAAGCCTCTCGAGCAACGGGACGTGACGCTCGATGCGCCGACCATCGAGTTCCTCCGCCTCGATGAACCGCCGGCGCCGGCCGCGGGCCGGATCGTCGGAGAGGGCGCGCAGGCGGTGCCGGAACTGGTGCGGGCGCTGCGCGACGAAGCGGGAGTGCTCTAATGCCCGGGGCACTGGCGTACGCCGAGATCCGGGAAGGGGCGGTGAGCCGGGCCTCGCGGGAGGCGGTCGGGCTCGCGCGGCGGATCGCCGCCGACGCCGGAGGAGAGACTCACGTCGTCGCGCTCGGCCCTCCCGGCACCGCCGAGGCGGCCGCGCAACTCGCCCCCTTCGGCGCCGACCGCACCTGGGTGGGCGAGTCGGAGGCGCTCGCGCTGTGTCAGCCGGACATCGCCGCGGCGGCCATCGCCCGGCTCGTCAAGGCGGGGGACTACGACGCCGTGATCTTCGCGGCCACGGCTCAGGGGAGAGACATCGCCCCCCGCGTGGGCGCGCGGCTCGGGCGGAGCGTGGCTTCGGAAGTCATCGAGTGCCGGCGGGAGGACGGAGCCATCGTCGTCCGCCGGCCCATGTACGCCGGGAAGGCGATCGCGACCCTGCGCTTCACCCCGGGGCCGGCCGTGATGACGATCCGGGCCAACGTCTTCGCGCCGGCCGCGGCGGCCGCGGCGGGGGAGATCTCGAGTCTGGACCTCGAGGGGCTCGAGAGCCGGGTGCGTACGGCCGCCCTGGAGCAGGGGGACCGCGACCGCCTCGACGTGAGCGAGGCGACGACGATCGTCTCGGGCGGCCGCGGGATGCAGGGGCCGGAGCACTGGCCGCTGCTCGAGGCGCTGGTGGAGGCGCTGGGCGACGAGGCGGCGCTGGGCGCGAGCCGGGCGGTGGTGGATGCGGGCTGGCGGCCGCACGGCGAGCAGGTGGGCCAGACCGGCAAGACGGTGTCGCCCAACCTGTACTTCGCGGTCGGGATCAGCGGAGCGATCCAGCACCTGGCCGGGATGCGCACGGCGAAGGTCATCGTGGCGATCAACCGCGACGCGGATGCGCCGATCTTCGGGGTGGCGGACTACGGCCTCGTGGGAGACGCGTTCGAGGTGCTGCCCGCGCTCACCGAGGCGGTTCGCGAAGCCCGCGGCGGTGATTAGCAGCGTGTCGCGCTACGCGGGTCCGGATCGGCCGGCATGAGTCTCCGGGGCGTGCGCGAGGACATCGCGCGCTGGGCGGAGCGGGGCGATTCGATCGCCATGGCGACGCTCATCGCCGTGCGCCGTTCGGCCCCGCTGCCACCGGGCGCGCGGTTCGCGATCTCGGCTGCCGGAGAGCTGAGCGGCTCGATCTCGAGCGGGTGCGTGGAAGGCGACCTGCACGAACGGCTCTCCGCGCTGCTGGGCGGTGGCGCGCCGGCCTCCGTCACGTACGGGATCACCGACGAGATGGCCGCGGGCGTCGGCCTCTCCTGCGGCGGGGAGATCGACGTCCTCCTCGACCGCTACGATCCCGGCGACCCCGTCTGGCACCGCCTCTGGCAGCTCCAGGAAGCCGGCGCCCCCGGCGTCCTTCTCACCGGCGCGGCGCCGCCCACGCGCTCGCGGCAGCTCCTCCTCGAACCCGACCGGTCGTTGGGAACGCTCGGGTCCGCCGAGCTCGACCGGGCGGCCCGCTCCCGCGTCGACGACTGGCTCGGCCGGTCGGACGCCCGCGCCGTCGAACTCGTGCGGGACGATCCGGACAGCCTCGTCTTCGTCGAATCCTTCGCCCCGCCCCCGCGCCTCCTCATCGTCGGGGCGACCCCGATCGGGCATGCGCTGTGCGCCATGGCCCACCGAACCGGCTTCGAGGTCGTCGTCGTGGATCCGCGCGAGGCCTTCCTGCGGCCG
The sequence above is a segment of the Candidatus Palauibacter scopulicola genome. Coding sequences within it:
- a CDS encoding electron transfer flavoprotein subunit alpha/FixB family protein yields the protein MPGALAYAEIREGAVSRASREAVGLARRIAADAGGETHVVALGPPGTAEAAAQLAPFGADRTWVGESEALALCQPDIAAAAIARLVKAGDYDAVIFAATAQGRDIAPRVGARLGRSVASEVIECRREDGAIVVRRPMYAGKAIATLRFTPGPAVMTIRANVFAPAAAAAAGEISSLDLEGLESRVRTAALEQGDRDRLDVSEATTIVSGGRGMQGPEHWPLLEALVEALGDEAALGASRAVVDAGWRPHGEQVGQTGKTVSPNLYFAVGISGAIQHLAGMRTAKVIVAINRDADAPIFGVADYGLVGDAFEVLPALTEAVREARGGD
- a CDS encoding XdhC family protein is translated as MSLRGVREDIARWAERGDSIAMATLIAVRRSAPLPPGARFAISAAGELSGSISSGCVEGDLHERLSALLGGGAPASVTYGITDEMAAGVGLSCGGEIDVLLDRYDPGDPVWHRLWQLQEAGAPGVLLTGAAPPTRSRQLLLEPDRSLGTLGSAELDRAARSRVDDWLGRSDARAVELVRDDPDSLVFVESFAPPPRLLIVGATPIGHALCAMAHRTGFEVVVVDPREAFLRPERFPDAASLDSRWPDEAMAALDLDPRTSVVILTHDEKLDEPALETALASRCGYVGLLGGGRTQRQRREALLARGLDEAACDRIHGPVGLRIGARSPAQIAVSILAQLIALDRAP
- a CDS encoding electron transfer flavoprotein subunit beta/FixA family protein, whose amino-acid sequence is MNTIVCMKRVPDSATRVRVTADGAGLDPAGVKFVVNPYDEFALEDAIRRREEAGEGKVTVVALGPPETAESIRQALAMGADEGVLLACAGSHDALSVARALAEEIRDREYDLVLFGKQAIDDDNMQVPQMVAEFLGLPCATVVVGLEISGSEAMARREVEGGHEVVEFPLPAVVSTQKGLNEPRYPSLKGIMAAKRKPLEQRDVTLDAPTIEFLRLDEPPAPAAGRIVGEGAQAVPELVRALRDEAGVL